From a single Streptomyces sp. 1331.2 genomic region:
- a CDS encoding flotillin family protein yields the protein MDTIAVGFGVLVAVVLLIVLAVLLFVGRLFQKVEQGKALIVSRTKKVDVTFTGAIVLPILHKAELMDITAKTVEIHRAGRDGLICRDNIRADIRISFFVRVNKTVEDVIKVAQSIGTARASDPQAIQDFFAAKFAEALKTVGKQLDFTDLYTHRHEFRDQIIAVIGTDLNGYTLEDAAIDHLEQTPMSQLDADNILDAQGIRKITELTAIEHVRTNEYQRTEEKEITRQNVDARETVLELERRQADAEIRQRREIETLRAKEDAVIARVQEEERLNAQTAFLRTEEVLGVQRENQAREVAVAQKNRERVIAVENERIERDRLLEVVGRERETELATIAKTKEVESAKREVADVVRERVAVDRTVAEQEEAVKTLRTTEEAERVRKAVVIQAEAEAQEKLVKDIKAAEAAEQAAAHKAREALVLAEARQRAAELDASAKVRLAEGIRAEAAAEGLARVQVREQEAAAVEKVGRAEAAVQAEKAKAGALEVGARLKAEAEGLTEKAAAMAKLDEASRGHEEYRLRLAAEKDVRLAGLDAQRQIAEAQAALVAAGLEKAKIDIVGGDSVFFDRLVQSVTAGKSVDAFVGHSQTAQALAGPWLDGRADFTEDLTRVLSSVSTADVQNLTVSALLMKLIGSGNGEQAGQLSRLLDSARKLGIAETPIGAQATANGSK from the coding sequence ATGGACACCATCGCCGTGGGTTTCGGCGTTCTCGTCGCCGTCGTGCTGCTCATCGTGCTCGCCGTGCTGCTGTTCGTGGGCCGCCTGTTCCAGAAGGTCGAGCAGGGCAAGGCCCTGATCGTCTCCCGGACGAAGAAGGTGGACGTCACCTTCACCGGTGCGATCGTCCTGCCGATCCTGCACAAGGCCGAGCTGATGGACATCACCGCGAAGACGGTGGAGATCCACCGGGCCGGCCGGGACGGCCTGATCTGCCGGGACAACATCCGTGCCGACATCCGGATCTCCTTCTTCGTCCGGGTGAACAAGACCGTCGAGGACGTCATCAAGGTGGCGCAGTCGATCGGCACCGCCCGGGCCAGCGACCCGCAGGCGATCCAGGACTTCTTCGCCGCGAAGTTCGCCGAGGCGCTCAAGACCGTCGGCAAGCAGCTGGACTTCACCGATCTGTACACCCACCGGCACGAGTTCCGGGACCAGATCATCGCGGTCATCGGCACCGACCTCAACGGCTACACCTTGGAGGACGCGGCCATCGACCATCTGGAACAGACGCCGATGAGCCAGCTGGACGCCGACAACATCCTGGACGCCCAGGGCATCCGCAAGATCACCGAGCTGACCGCGATCGAGCACGTGCGCACCAACGAGTACCAGCGCACCGAGGAGAAGGAGATCACCCGGCAGAACGTGGACGCCCGGGAGACCGTCCTGGAGCTCGAACGGCGCCAGGCCGACGCCGAGATCCGCCAGCGCCGCGAGATCGAGACCCTGCGGGCCAAGGAGGACGCGGTGATCGCCCGGGTGCAGGAGGAGGAGCGGCTCAACGCGCAGACCGCCTTCCTGCGCACCGAGGAAGTACTCGGCGTGCAGCGGGAGAACCAGGCCCGCGAGGTCGCGGTGGCGCAGAAGAACCGCGAGCGGGTGATCGCGGTGGAGAACGAGCGGATCGAGCGGGACCGCCTGCTGGAGGTCGTCGGCCGCGAGCGGGAGACCGAGCTCGCCACGATCGCCAAGACGAAGGAGGTCGAGTCCGCCAAGCGGGAGGTCGCGGACGTGGTCCGCGAGCGGGTCGCGGTGGACCGCACCGTCGCCGAGCAGGAGGAGGCCGTCAAGACGCTGCGCACCACCGAGGAGGCCGAGCGGGTCCGCAAGGCCGTGGTCATCCAGGCCGAGGCGGAGGCGCAGGAGAAGCTCGTCAAGGACATCAAGGCCGCCGAGGCCGCCGAGCAGGCCGCCGCCCACAAGGCCCGCGAGGCGCTGGTGCTGGCCGAGGCCCGGCAGCGGGCCGCCGAGCTGGACGCGTCCGCCAAGGTCCGGCTGGCCGAGGGCATCCGGGCGGAGGCCGCCGCCGAGGGCCTGGCCCGCGTGCAGGTACGGGAGCAGGAGGCCGCGGCGGTGGAGAAGGTGGGCCGCGCCGAGGCCGCCGTGCAGGCCGAGAAGGCCAAGGCCGGCGCGCTGGAGGTCGGTGCCAGGCTGAAGGCCGAGGCCGAGGGCCTGACCGAGAAGGCCGCGGCGATGGCCAAGCTGGACGAGGCCTCGCGCGGGCACGAGGAGTACCGGCTGCGGCTGGCTGCCGAGAAGGACGTCCGGCTGGCCGGGCTGGACGCGCAGCGGCAGATCGCCGAGGCGCAGGCGGCCCTGGTCGCGGCCGGCCTGGAGAAGGCGAAGATCGACATCGTCGGCGGGGACTCGGTGTTCTTCGACCGGCTGGTGCAGTCGGTGACGGCCGGCAAGAGCGTGGACGCCTTCGTCGGACACTCGCAGACCGCGCAGGCGCTGGCCGGCCCGTGGCTGGACGGCCGGGCCGACTTCACCGAGGACCTGACCCGGGTGCTGTCCTCCGTCTCCACGGCGGACGTGCAGAACCTGACGGTGTCCGCGCTGCTGATGAAACTGATCGGCTCGGGGAACGGCGAGCAGGCCGGGCAGCTGAGCCGACTGCTGGACTCGGCGCGCAAGCTCGGCATCGCCGAGACCCCGATCGGGGCGCAGGCCACCGCGAACGGCAGCAAGTAG
- a CDS encoding DNA repair ATPase, protein MDALDDARLDAGTYEVLRDRLARAAAELADRARALNARRVEEFGGGELRLTGTGRLTTARACLPQDLTAVGGLLLLGTRPDTTAGDTTGGLGLHRPDLSPAPAEGTLLDDPRLRQDLADLRRYFRDARLERLRPVAGRLLAVFRTGPAATDVRVLRWRLDDGADDARPAYLDGRGERDHTPADGQQLPWTALTRDDQLPAGPGRPPRADLAGELHLGVDGGRLTLATPDGRELHHEPLAEALQTLADAQIAHARLGTLLLVRVRPYQEETVRHLVVHLPTGTVTRIDALGQACLRLPADQGVAFPGGCHLVDGTVRTFDQPVDGLVYERTVLSPNGEDVLYEFRSPADGRALLQPYNSVRQEAAAPLPCQGYALLADGTLIALRPAEDGPARLHPVQLWRTPFTSERFAARQPPGTGPLARIGNADLVRALADCLALARLAAAGADTPAGHRAVLAACTRTADRHHWLGQDGLGDLAAPLAEIRDTARRVIAEYEAVAQLTAHAARQTEEAAEHVEGLLRTARGETLADAAEWVDRLAGLRRAQGRVEALRDLPRADPQRIDALAAHLAEGLTEAAGRAVGQLAEPTAFAPHRRRAAELAEACAVIATAAEAEPLSGELTAQGEALQTVSELVGTLDLADATTRTAILDRLADVLGLLNRARAALTVRRRELRTREAAAEFAAETALLGQAATAALAAADTPEACDDQLGRLLLRIEQLETRFADADPALGEHLAQRRTELHDALTARRQHLLEERARRADRLAASAERILDTLHRRLTALSTTAEIDAALAADPTAVKLRDLAAQLTALGDRVRAEELTGRLRAARGRAHRALRDRAELAGDGPGTLRLGRHLFGVTTQRPELALVPWRGRPAFTLTGTAYRSPVTDPAFAATERYWDRPLPSETPGLYRAEYLAASLLLAAAPGTLAADADPAELLEHVRRAAEQRPDEGYQRGVHDHDAALLLHALLRLDAEAGLLRHPARARAAAQLYWAHGADARQRLLWHTRARSLGLAREAFGGAPAPQAQAALDALAAELSAAVAEFVPDAAGSETVGSPAAGPYLVAELASTAPAFAYSAGAAALLDKFRAAPESAGLTEALAALPDEPALLPVRRQLAAAWLAAGAADAEPGDLAEAAAALLCPSLPRRPVEGAVGTRVTGLLGDHPRLTGGTLDLRLDELLCRVREFEAVEAPGHRAYQRLRGDLLAAEHARLRLDQYRPAPLNGFVRNRLIDQVYLPLIGDNLAKQLGTADSGGPVDRSGLLLLVSPPGYGKTTLVEYLAERLGLLLVTVSGPALGHRVTSLDPAEAPDATSRREVEKLNFALHAGDNVLLYLDDVQHTSPEFLQRFIPLCDAQRRIDGVQDGEAREWDLRGRRFAVVMAANPYTESGRLFRLPDMLANRADVWNLGDAVAGRQDLFALSFVENALPANAHLAPLATAERADLDTLLARAAGTPGGQLTGAWPAAETERMTAVLAGLLHLRSTVLAVNRAYLDSAAQDDRTRTEPPFLLQGSYRNMAKLAQRLDPALTRPELDALLTDHYRAEAQPLGADAEAQLLKLAELRGTLTPEQAKRWEELKRTWRG, encoded by the coding sequence GTGGACGCCCTCGACGACGCCCGGCTCGACGCCGGCACCTACGAGGTCCTGCGCGACCGGCTCGCCCGGGCTGCCGCCGAACTCGCCGACCGCGCACGGGCGTTGAACGCCCGCCGGGTCGAGGAGTTCGGCGGCGGGGAGCTGCGGCTCACCGGCACCGGGCGGCTGACCACCGCCCGGGCCTGCCTCCCGCAGGACCTCACCGCCGTCGGCGGGCTGCTGCTGCTCGGCACCCGGCCCGACACCACCGCCGGGGACACCACCGGCGGACTCGGCCTGCACCGCCCCGACCTCTCCCCCGCCCCCGCCGAGGGCACCCTGCTGGACGACCCCCGGCTGCGCCAGGACCTCGCCGACCTGCGCCGCTACTTCCGAGACGCCCGCCTGGAGCGGCTGCGCCCGGTGGCGGGCCGGCTGCTCGCCGTCTTCCGCACCGGCCCCGCCGCCACCGACGTCCGGGTGCTGCGCTGGCGCCTGGACGACGGCGCCGACGACGCCCGGCCCGCCTACCTGGACGGGCGCGGCGAGCGCGACCACACCCCCGCCGACGGGCAGCAGCTCCCCTGGACGGCACTGACCCGCGACGACCAGCTCCCCGCCGGCCCCGGCCGCCCGCCCCGCGCCGACCTGGCCGGCGAGCTGCACCTGGGCGTCGACGGCGGCCGGCTGACCCTCGCCACCCCGGACGGCCGGGAGCTGCACCACGAGCCGCTGGCCGAGGCCCTGCAGACCCTCGCCGACGCGCAGATCGCCCACGCCCGGCTGGGCACCCTGCTGCTGGTGCGGGTGCGCCCGTACCAGGAGGAGACCGTCCGGCACCTGGTGGTGCACCTGCCCACCGGCACCGTCACCCGGATCGACGCGCTCGGCCAGGCCTGCCTGCGGCTGCCCGCCGACCAGGGCGTGGCCTTCCCCGGCGGCTGCCACCTGGTGGACGGCACCGTGCGCACCTTCGACCAGCCGGTGGACGGCCTGGTGTACGAGCGCACCGTGCTCTCGCCCAACGGCGAGGACGTGCTGTACGAGTTCCGCTCCCCCGCCGACGGCCGCGCCCTGCTCCAGCCGTACAACAGCGTCCGCCAGGAGGCCGCCGCCCCGCTGCCCTGCCAGGGCTACGCGCTGCTCGCCGACGGCACCCTGATCGCGCTGCGCCCGGCCGAGGACGGGCCCGCCCGGCTGCACCCCGTCCAGCTCTGGCGGACCCCGTTCACCAGCGAGCGTTTCGCCGCCCGACAGCCGCCCGGCACCGGGCCCTTGGCCCGGATCGGCAACGCCGACCTGGTCCGCGCCCTGGCCGACTGCCTCGCCCTCGCCCGGCTCGCCGCGGCCGGCGCCGACACCCCGGCCGGCCACCGGGCCGTGCTCGCCGCCTGCACCCGCACCGCCGACCGGCACCACTGGCTCGGCCAGGACGGCCTCGGCGACCTCGCCGCACCGCTCGCCGAGATCCGCGACACCGCCCGCCGGGTCATCGCCGAGTACGAGGCCGTCGCCCAGCTCACCGCGCACGCCGCCCGGCAGACCGAGGAGGCCGCCGAGCACGTCGAGGGCCTGCTGCGCACCGCCCGCGGCGAGACCCTGGCCGACGCCGCCGAGTGGGTCGACCGGCTCGCCGGGCTGCGCCGCGCCCAGGGCCGGGTCGAGGCACTGCGCGACCTGCCGCGCGCCGACCCGCAGCGGATCGACGCGCTCGCCGCGCACCTCGCCGAGGGCCTGACGGAGGCCGCCGGCCGGGCCGTCGGCCAACTCGCCGAGCCCACGGCCTTCGCCCCGCACCGGCGCCGGGCCGCCGAACTGGCCGAGGCCTGCGCCGTCATCGCCACCGCCGCCGAGGCCGAGCCGCTGAGCGGCGAACTCACCGCCCAGGGCGAGGCGTTGCAGACCGTCTCGGAGCTGGTCGGCACCCTCGACCTGGCCGACGCCACCACCCGGACCGCGATCCTGGACCGGCTCGCCGACGTGCTCGGGCTGCTCAATCGGGCCCGGGCCGCGCTCACCGTGCGCCGCCGGGAACTGCGCACCCGCGAGGCCGCCGCCGAGTTCGCCGCCGAGACGGCCCTGCTCGGCCAGGCCGCCACCGCCGCGCTCGCCGCCGCCGACACCCCCGAGGCCTGCGACGACCAGCTCGGCCGACTCCTGCTGCGGATCGAGCAGTTGGAGACCCGCTTCGCCGACGCCGACCCGGCCCTCGGCGAACACCTCGCCCAGCGGCGCACCGAGCTCCACGACGCGCTCACCGCCCGCCGCCAGCACCTGCTGGAGGAACGGGCCCGCCGCGCCGACCGGCTGGCCGCCTCCGCCGAGCGCATCCTGGACACCCTGCACCGGCGGCTGACCGCACTGTCCACCACGGCCGAGATCGACGCCGCCCTCGCCGCCGACCCGACGGCCGTCAAACTCCGCGACCTGGCCGCCCAGTTGACCGCGCTCGGCGACCGGGTCCGGGCCGAGGAGCTGACCGGCCGGCTGCGCGCCGCCCGCGGCCGGGCCCACCGCGCCCTGCGCGACCGCGCCGAGCTCGCCGGGGACGGCCCGGGCACCCTGCGGCTGGGCCGGCACCTGTTCGGTGTGACCACCCAGCGGCCCGAACTCGCCCTCGTCCCCTGGCGCGGACGCCCCGCCTTCACCCTGACCGGCACCGCCTACCGCTCCCCCGTCACCGACCCGGCCTTCGCCGCCACCGAACGCTACTGGGACCGCCCGCTGCCCTCGGAGACCCCGGGGCTCTACCGCGCCGAATACCTCGCCGCGAGCCTGCTGCTGGCAGCCGCACCGGGCACGCTCGCCGCCGACGCGGACCCGGCGGAGCTGCTGGAGCACGTCCGGCGGGCCGCCGAACAGCGCCCGGACGAGGGCTACCAGCGCGGTGTGCACGACCACGACGCGGCGCTGCTGCTCCACGCCCTGCTCCGACTCGACGCCGAGGCCGGGCTGTTGCGCCACCCTGCGCGGGCCCGGGCGGCCGCACAGCTGTACTGGGCGCACGGCGCCGACGCGCGGCAGCGGCTGCTCTGGCACACCCGGGCCCGCTCGCTCGGGCTCGCCCGGGAGGCCTTCGGCGGCGCCCCGGCACCGCAGGCGCAGGCGGCGCTGGACGCCCTGGCCGCCGAACTGTCGGCCGCGGTCGCCGAGTTCGTGCCGGACGCGGCCGGATCCGAGACCGTGGGATCCCCGGCAGCAGGGCCGTACCTGGTGGCCGAACTCGCCTCCACCGCACCCGCGTTCGCCTACTCGGCGGGCGCCGCCGCACTGCTCGACAAGTTCCGCGCCGCCCCCGAGTCGGCCGGCCTCACCGAGGCACTGGCCGCGCTGCCCGACGAGCCCGCCCTGTTGCCCGTACGGCGCCAACTCGCCGCGGCCTGGCTGGCGGCGGGCGCCGCCGACGCCGAGCCGGGAGACCTCGCCGAGGCCGCCGCCGCACTGCTCTGCCCCTCGCTGCCGCGCCGGCCGGTCGAGGGCGCCGTCGGCACCCGGGTCACCGGACTGCTCGGCGACCACCCGCGGCTGACCGGCGGCACGCTCGACCTCCGGCTGGACGAACTACTCTGCCGGGTCCGGGAGTTCGAGGCCGTCGAGGCACCCGGCCACCGCGCCTACCAGCGACTGCGCGGCGACCTGCTGGCCGCCGAACACGCCCGGCTGCGGCTCGACCAGTACCGGCCCGCCCCGCTCAACGGCTTCGTCCGCAACCGGCTGATCGACCAGGTGTACCTGCCGCTGATCGGTGACAACCTCGCCAAGCAGCTCGGCACGGCGGACTCCGGCGGGCCGGTCGACCGCAGCGGCCTGCTGCTGCTGGTCTCCCCACCCGGCTACGGCAAGACCACCCTGGTCGAGTACCTCGCCGAACGGCTGGGCCTGCTGCTGGTCACCGTCAGCGGCCCGGCCCTCGGCCACCGGGTCACCTCGCTGGACCCGGCCGAGGCCCCCGACGCCACCTCCCGGCGCGAGGTCGAGAAGCTCAACTTCGCCCTGCACGCGGGCGACAACGTGCTGCTCTACCTGGACGACGTCCAGCACACCTCGCCCGAGTTCCTGCAGCGCTTCATCCCGCTGTGCGACGCCCAGCGCCGCATCGACGGCGTGCAGGACGGCGAGGCCCGCGAGTGGGACCTGCGCGGCAGGCGCTTCGCCGTGGTGATGGCCGCCAACCCGTACACCGAGTCCGGGCGGCTGTTCCGGCTGCCCGACATGCTCGCCAACCGCGCCGACGTCTGGAACCTCGGCGACGCCGTCGCCGGGCGCCAGGACCTCTTCGCGCTCAGCTTCGTCGAGAACGCGCTGCCCGCCAACGCCCACCTGGCCCCGCTCGCCACCGCCGAACGCGCCGACCTGGACACCCTGCTCGCCCGCGCGGCCGGCACCCCGGGCGGGCAGCTCACGGGCGCCTGGCCGGCCGCCGAGACCGAGCGGATGACCGCCGTCCTGGCCGGCCTGCTGCACCTGCGCTCCACCGTCCTGGCCGTCAACCGCGCCTACCTCGACTCCGCCGCCCAGGACGACCGCACCCGCACCGAGCCCCCCTTCCTCCTCCAGGGCTCGTACCGCAACATGGCCAAACTCGCCCAGCGCCTCGACCCCGCCCTCACCCGGCCCGAGCTCGACGCCCTGCTCACCGACCACTACCGCGCCGAGGCGCAGCCGCTGGGCGCCGACGCGGAGGCGCAGCTGCTGAAGCTCGCCGAGCTGCGCGGCACGCTGACGCCCGAGCAGGCGAAGCGGTGGGAGGAGCTGAAGCGCACCTGGCGGGGCTGA
- a CDS encoding methyltransferase domain-containing protein encodes MGAQELDLTGLRRVYGRAGSRWFYTRVARNARHWGWTEPGQSKWRLWRAQRQLEDVLGRKLALPPGSRVLDAGCGAGVVARAMAARFGLLVTGVDVLDFHLAEARRLSERARLADRTAFSWGDYHRLPFSDGEFDGAYSMETLVHSYDPPRALAELHRVLRPGGRLVLLGPMSTDSLDELPSHARGLLEPYLDAMVMTGAKLYHARNLPQLLTGAGFEVEEALDATAYYTPTTEAVHTYFRLPWELLRRVGDPAKWLNLRSTVEMYGVREYVAWYVHTAVKPPR; translated from the coding sequence ATGGGCGCTCAGGAACTCGATCTCACCGGGCTGCGCCGGGTGTACGGGCGGGCCGGGAGCCGGTGGTTCTACACCCGGGTCGCGCGCAACGCCCGGCACTGGGGCTGGACGGAGCCGGGTCAGTCGAAGTGGCGGCTGTGGCGGGCGCAGCGGCAGCTGGAGGACGTGCTCGGCCGCAAGCTGGCGCTGCCGCCCGGGTCACGGGTGCTGGACGCCGGCTGCGGGGCGGGCGTGGTGGCCCGGGCGATGGCGGCGCGGTTCGGGCTGCTGGTCACCGGGGTCGACGTGCTGGACTTCCACCTCGCCGAGGCCCGCCGGCTGAGCGAGCGGGCCCGACTCGCCGACCGGACCGCCTTCTCCTGGGGCGACTACCACCGGCTCCCCTTCTCCGACGGCGAGTTCGACGGCGCCTACTCGATGGAGACGCTCGTCCACTCCTACGACCCGCCCCGCGCACTCGCCGAGCTGCACCGGGTGCTGCGCCCCGGCGGACGGCTGGTGCTGCTCGGCCCGATGAGCACCGACTCCCTGGACGAACTTCCGTCGCACGCCCGGGGGTTGCTCGAACCGTACCTGGACGCGATGGTGATGACCGGCGCCAAGCTGTACCACGCCCGCAACCTGCCGCAGCTGCTCACCGGGGCCGGCTTCGAGGTCGAGGAGGCGCTGGACGCGACGGCGTACTACACGCCCACCACCGAGGCCGTGCACACCTACTTCCGTCTGCCGTGGGAGCTGCTGCGCCGTGTCGGCGACCCGGCGAAGTGGCTCAATCTCCGCTCCACGGTGGAGATGTACGGCGTGCGCGAGTACGTCGCCTGGTACGTTCACACCGCCGTCAAGCCACCGAGGTGA
- a CDS encoding FAD-dependent oxidoreductase → MAYAITQTCCNDASCVSVCPVNCIHPTPDEPEFGSTDMLYIDPQACIDCGACADACPVDAVFPVDRLRGPDTVFGDLNRTWFRDHPNDHAWGRPSFPRSLPGELGTLRIAVVGTGPSAGYTAQELLRSTSAEITMIDRLPVTGGLLRHGVAPDHQATKRIAESFASVFRDPRLRMHLNVEIGTDVTHRELAAHHHAVVYAVGAAADRRLGIPGEDLPGSLPATAFVGWYNADPTVPADTVELPAERVVVIGNGNVAVDIARILLTDPDRLAATDIADHALAALRRTRVREVVLLARRGPEQAAWTTAEFLALRQLPGVEVVVEDHPEVRAAIEAAAPDSRAALLAGLPLVPYDGGAEPAAERRLVLRFLSLPVGISGDGRVESVTVERTTLTADGRAEATGETDVLRAGLVVRSIGHRGVPLPGLPFDQRAGTVAHRGGRVVDPATGQPLPGAYVVGWAKRGPSGGIGANRACARETVDALLDDAEARVLPVPEAGHREFERLVRSRRPDAVGLKELRAVDRAERRRGEAEGRPRVKLATVPELLAAGRRR, encoded by the coding sequence ATGGCCTACGCGATCACCCAGACCTGCTGCAACGACGCCTCGTGCGTGTCCGTCTGCCCGGTCAACTGCATCCACCCGACCCCGGACGAACCGGAGTTCGGCAGCACCGACATGCTGTACATCGACCCGCAGGCGTGCATCGACTGCGGCGCCTGCGCGGACGCCTGCCCGGTGGACGCGGTGTTCCCCGTCGACCGGCTGCGCGGGCCGGACACCGTGTTCGGCGACCTCAACCGGACCTGGTTCCGCGACCACCCCAACGACCACGCCTGGGGCCGGCCCAGCTTCCCGCGCAGCCTGCCGGGCGAACTCGGCACGCTGCGGATCGCCGTCGTCGGCACCGGGCCGTCCGCCGGGTACACCGCGCAGGAACTGCTGCGCAGCACCAGCGCCGAGATCACCATGATCGACCGGCTGCCGGTCACCGGCGGACTGCTGCGGCACGGCGTCGCGCCCGACCACCAGGCCACCAAGCGGATCGCCGAGAGCTTCGCGAGCGTCTTCCGCGACCCGCGCCTGCGGATGCACCTGAACGTGGAGATCGGCACCGACGTCACGCACCGGGAGCTGGCCGCCCACCACCACGCCGTGGTGTACGCGGTCGGCGCGGCCGCCGACCGCCGGCTCGGCATCCCCGGCGAGGACCTGCCCGGCAGCCTGCCCGCCACGGCCTTCGTCGGCTGGTACAACGCCGACCCGACGGTGCCGGCCGACACGGTCGAGCTCCCGGCGGAGCGGGTGGTGGTCATCGGCAACGGTAACGTCGCGGTGGACATCGCCCGCATCCTGCTCACCGACCCCGACCGGCTCGCCGCCACCGACATCGCCGACCACGCCCTGGCCGCGCTGCGCCGCACCCGGGTGCGGGAGGTCGTGCTGCTCGCCCGGCGCGGGCCCGAGCAGGCGGCGTGGACGACGGCGGAGTTCCTGGCGCTGCGGCAGCTGCCGGGGGTCGAGGTGGTGGTCGAGGACCACCCGGAGGTGCGGGCGGCGATCGAGGCAGCCGCACCGGACTCGCGGGCCGCGCTGCTCGCCGGCCTGCCGCTGGTGCCGTACGACGGGGGCGCGGAGCCGGCGGCGGAGCGGCGGCTCGTGCTGCGGTTCCTGTCGTTGCCGGTCGGGATCTCCGGGGACGGGCGCGTCGAGTCGGTGACCGTGGAGCGGACCACGCTGACGGCGGACGGGCGGGCCGAGGCCACCGGGGAGACCGACGTCCTGCGGGCCGGCCTGGTGGTGCGCTCCATCGGGCACCGGGGTGTGCCGCTGCCCGGACTGCCGTTCGACCAGCGGGCGGGGACGGTCGCGCACCGGGGCGGGCGGGTCGTCGACCCGGCGACCGGGCAGCCGTTGCCGGGCGCGTACGTGGTGGGGTGGGCCAAGCGCGGGCCGTCCGGCGGGATCGGCGCCAACCGGGCCTGCGCGCGCGAGACGGTGGACGCGCTGCTGGACGACGCGGAGGCCCGTGTGCTGCCCGTACCGGAGGCGGGGCACCGGGAGTTCGAGCGGCTGGTGCGGAGCCGGCGGCCGGACGCGGTCGGGCTGAAGGAGCTGCGGGCGGTGGACCGGGCGGAGCGCCGGCGGGGCGAGGCCGAGGGGCGGCCCCGGGTGAAGCTCGCCACGGTGCCGGAGCTGCTGGCGGCGGGGCGGCGACGGTAG
- a CDS encoding AurF N-oxygenase family protein: MALTDPAARRQDHRHTTADDDVSRRLLESAAALSYDPSTEIDWDSPLPEGHYGLNPEWSTLYGTRLWDEMTEHQRVTLTRHEVCSIMNTGIWFEMILQQMVLRDQYLKNPVSAEFRFALTEIADECRHSIMFARACEKMGVPAYRPNKLIAQAGRAYKSLAKGELAYGGILVAEEVLDVMQRDWMRGENVLDIVRGTSRIHVVEESRHMKFARQEIRERLRYASPARRRASATGIAIGAYVIVTSMVHPGVYKAAGLDVGRALAEVKGNEHRKAMMRNSSRHLMAFLAETGLLTSRSAAVYRRVHML; encoded by the coding sequence ATGGCTCTCACCGACCCGGCGGCGCGCAGGCAGGACCACCGCCACACCACGGCCGACGACGACGTCTCCCGGCGGCTGCTGGAGTCGGCCGCCGCGCTGTCCTACGACCCCTCGACCGAGATCGACTGGGACAGCCCCCTCCCGGAGGGCCACTACGGCCTCAACCCCGAGTGGAGCACCCTCTACGGCACCCGGCTGTGGGACGAGATGACCGAGCACCAGCGGGTCACCCTGACCCGGCACGAGGTCTGCTCGATCATGAACACCGGTATCTGGTTCGAAATGATCCTCCAGCAGATGGTGCTGCGCGACCAGTACCTCAAGAACCCGGTCAGCGCCGAGTTCCGGTTCGCGCTCACCGAGATCGCCGACGAGTGCCGCCACTCGATCATGTTCGCCCGCGCCTGCGAGAAGATGGGCGTCCCCGCCTACCGGCCGAACAAGCTCATCGCCCAGGCCGGGCGCGCCTACAAGTCGCTCGCCAAGGGCGAACTCGCCTACGGCGGCATCCTGGTGGCCGAGGAAGTGCTCGACGTCATGCAGCGCGACTGGATGCGCGGCGAGAACGTGCTGGACATCGTCCGCGGCACCTCCCGGATCCACGTGGTCGAGGAGTCCCGGCACATGAAGTTCGCCCGGCAGGAGATCCGCGAACGGCTGCGGTACGCGAGCCCGGCCCGCCGGCGCGCCTCGGCCACCGGCATCGCCATCGGGGCGTACGTCATCGTCACCAGCATGGTCCACCCGGGCGTGTACAAGGCCGCCGGGCTGGACGTCGGACGGGCGCTCGCCGAGGTGAAGGGCAACGAGCACCGCAAGGCGATGATGCGCAACAGCTCCCGGCACCTGATGGCCTTCCTCGCCGAGACGGGGCTGCTCACCAGCCGCTCGGCGGCCGTCTACCGCCGCGTGCACATGCTCTGA